TTGCCCGGTAGTCCTCCACCAGAGCGACGAGTTCGGGAGGAGTTCTGAATCGCACAACGAGCAACTGGGACGCCACTTCCTTGAGCGCGATCCGCTGGCGGAGGTACTCCCAGTCCGTGATGATCTGCTGGACGCTCAGCCGGGTGCGTCGCGGCATGTCTCTGCGGTTGCCGGACACCAGCGCGTACGGGTGCAGCGTTTCATCCAGCTTTTGCAGAACGACGGGCTGCGACCACGCATGGCTTGGGTCCTGCCCTGTGAACCGGACGAGGATGACCGCCCACCATTTTTCCACGTCGAGCAGGCGCGGGAATTGGGCACGAAATGCGTTCAGGAACGCAGACTGCCAGTTCAGGTACAACGGCAGTTCGTAGAGCGTCTCCACCAGCGTCGCGCGACCGCCGGGCAAAACCAGGAGCTGACTGACGAACAGCTGCGCGGAGGCCTGAAAGGTCTTCCAGGTTTCCTCCGGAACCGGGTCCGGAAACGAATCGCCCAGTTTGGCGAATGTAAATGCCGCGTGGGATCGCAGGCGCTCGCGCGCGTCTTCAAGCGGATCACGCCGGAGGGCCTGCCGCGCCCGCCAGCTGATGTTCACACGATTCACATTCCACTGAGGTTGGGTGAACACGAGGCCCACTTCGCTTGAATGGATCAAATGCTGTGCCAGACCTTCGGACAGCCAGAGCGGGATGTCAGCCGAACGCAGGCCGGCGTTGCGGTTCGCAATTTCCATCAGCATTACCTGAATCAAACCGCGCACCAGTTTGGACCGCTCGATCCAGCGGGGCAGCTCCATCTGGTACTGCCAGCCGTCGGTGAAGGCTTTGGCGACAATGACAGGGGACTGGTTGGTGGGCAGCGATGAGTTGATCTCCGCATAAATGTGACCACGCCAGACGTCGGCCATCACCAATTCACGCAGCAACGCCTGTTTGATCCGCTCGCAATTGACGGCGAGAATATTCGGGTCCAGCTCGACGAACGTTGAATTCGGATCGGAATAATTTGTTGATATCTGCGACAGGGTCGGCCCGCGAATGACGAACTGACCAGTGCTGCTCCGCGCGGTAACAACAGGTCCGGCGTTCAGCGCGCCGTGCGCCGCAAAGGCGATCAATGGACCGAGCACGATCGCGATGGTTTTCATGGTTCGTTAGCCCGGCAGGCGCGCCGCCAAAACCGCTTGGAGTGTGCCTTTACAGCACGTCACTTGCCGTCCTTCCCGGGTTTGGCGGCCTTCGTTTCAGTTTTCGTCGCGGGCTTGGCTTCCGCTTTGGCGGCCGGTTTCGCATCGCCACTGGCCGACGGCGCGGGCGCCGGTGATTCTTTCTTGGCAGCTTCCTTGTAGCCTTCGCTGCGATAATCGGTGATGTAAAAGCCGCTACCTTTGAAAATCAAACCCGCTCCGGCGCTGACGGCTCGTTTGACCTTTCCCTTCCCCCAGCGCTTCATGCGGCATTTCTCTTTCGGGCAAATTGTCAGCGGCTTGTCAGTGATCGGCTGAAAGGCGTCAAATTGATGCTCGCACTTGGAACAAATGTATTCGTAGGTCGGCATAGTACGCAGTTAATAAGCAACTGTTGCAGCAAAGGTCAAGCCCCGTGGGAGATACAAGACCGCGACACTCGACCTCTTAATGGCTCAAGGCGGCGACGCCTCGCCTTTTACAGCAGTGTTCGATTATACAAACTTCGCCAGTTTTCGGCCTCAACTTCTCCCCACACTAAACCGCAGTCGAGACACCCGAACGCGTCGTCGTTCAGCCGCACACCGCGCTTGGGCGAAAATGTGATCCAACGAAGATCACCGGGACCAGCAGATACCGCTTCTTTCGCTCCATCGAACTGCCTGAACGCCCCATGCTTGACCGCTGAGTTCCGCATCGGAGGCACACGATCATCGCACTGACTTTGAATTCCTTTATCCTCCGATGCAACTCATCGTGCGCTCGGGCTGCACGAAATCCGGCTCGCCGATGTGATGGCGCTCCTCCTTCTGCCGGACGATTTCGCGCAAGCGTGCCTCGATGGTTTCGTCCGGAGCGCCACCGCGCAAAAGCGGTTTCAAATCGTGCTCTGTAAGACTGAACAGGCAGGTGCGGATTTTGCCATCGGCGGTCAGCCGGAGCCGGTTGCAGTGCCCGCAGAACGGCTCGCTTACCGGGGCGATGATTCCAATTTCACCGCGGCCATCGGCAAACGTCCAGCGTCTGGCGGTTTCCGAAGGATTCGATTGTTTGGCGGGTTTCAACTCGAAGCGCGCCTGGAGCCGCCGAAGCATCTCGCGTCCGGGCACGACGAGTTCCTTCTGCCAGGCGCGGCCAGAATCCAGCGGCATGAATTCGATGAATCGAAAACTCAAATCCTTCTCCCGGGCGAATTCGGCAAGCGATTCGATCTCATGATCGTTAAGACCGCGAATGATGACCGCATTGACCTTGACCGGGCTGAATCCCAGTTCGCGCGCGAGGTCAACACCGGCGAGCACGGAGCGCAGACCGTCGCGTCCCGTGATTTTTTTGAAATTATCCGGATCGAGCGAGTCCATGCTGAAGCTGACGCGTTGGAGTCCGGCCTCACGCAGCGCGCGCGCCTTCTGCGGGAAGAGAAAGCCGTTGGTCGTCATCGCCAGATCGGTCACGCCGGGAATCTGCGCAAGACCGCGCACCAGTGTTTCCACATGCTGCCGCAGCAGTGGCTCGCCGCCCGTGACGCGGACCTTTTCAACGCCGAGCCCCACCGCAAGGCGGACGACCCGCTCAATTTCCTCGAAGCTCAGGATGTGCGAGCGCGGCTTCCACTCGCGCGTGATTGGTGTGGGCGGCGCCGGGTTTTTCAGCGCGTCGAATTTGACGCGGTAAAAGTCCGCGGCCTCTTCCGTTTCCGGCAGGCAATAGAGACAGCGAAAATTGCACCGGTCAGTCACGCTGACCCGCAGGTCGCGCATCATGCGGCCATGCGCATCAACCAGCAGGCTTGATCTGGTCACTTGGGCGGCGCGGCGGGCGCGGGCGGGTTGGCGGGAGGTGTGTTCGTGCCCGGTGAAACGATCTTCGCGCCGCCGGACTGTTTGACCTCCACGTTCAGGTCGTAGTTGGTCTGCGGTCCGGTCGTGGCAAAGCCCTTCTGCAATTTTTCCGCGCCCTTTTCCGTGCCATACAGACCGCGCCGAATCCACTCAAGGCGGCGTGCGATGGAGAGTTCATCGCGCAGTTTGCGCACCTGGTCGCGCAGCACCGCGAGGTCGTTGAATTTCCGCTCCAATTCCGCCTTTTCCGCCTGCAGACGTTTCAATTCTTTGAGCAGGAATTCACGGTCCCCTTCCGAGGCGGCAAGCTTCTTCTGTGTGTCCGTAATCTGGGATTCCAGATTGCCGATCGACGTGTTCAAGTCGGCCATTTTCTTGGTGAGATCGTCGTTCTGGCCTTCAAGATCGGCGATCTTTGCGTCGCGCTTGGCTATTTCATCCTTCGCCTGTTCGGCCGCAGCCTTGGCGTCCTGCTCAGTTTTCACCAGCGTGGCTGTCACATTGTCCAGCTTGTTTGAAAAACTCGACGCTTCGGAGGTCTTGTTTTCGAGCGTCTTTTCCAGGGTGTCGTTGACCTTTTTCTGCTCGGTAAGCTGGTCCTGGGTATGCACCACATCATTCGACAACTGCAGGATCCTTGCGTCGGCAGCATCCTTGTCCTGAACCGCCTTGGCGTGGCGGATGAGCAGGCCGACCCCGAGCACGACGCACAGTACGACCAGTGTGACTATTCCAGTTTTGCCTTTCATAATGCCCAAACATGCGCGGAGTGGGAAAATTTGGCAAGCCGCATCTCGGCTTGAATTACAGACGCGCTCGACTAAACTCCAAGCATGGAATTGCCGCGTGAAGTCCCGGTCATGACGCTCCCCAGCGCCATCCTTTTCCCGCAGGCGATGCTGCCGCTCTACATCTTCGAGCCGCGCTACCGGCAGATGCTTGCCGATGCGCTCAGTTCGCACCGGATGTTTTCGGTGGCGATGCAGAAACCGGGGCGTGTGCGCGAAACGCCATGCCAGGTGGCCGGCCTCGGCTTGATCCGGGCTTCGGTCGCACGCACGGACGGAACCTCGAACCTCGTCCTGCAGGGCATCGCGCGCGTGGAGCTCGGGCAGGCGGTCCGCCGCAAACCCTATCGTGTGCATCGCATCCGGACGATCGAGTCCACCGCGGCCGACAGTGTGGCCGTGGACGCACTGACGGTCAAAGTGCTCGAGCTTGTTTCGGATCGTCTCGAACAGGGTTTCGAGCTTCCCTTCCATGTCTTGAAAAAACTTGGCCAGCTTGAAGAACTCGATACCGATGAGTTGCCCCCGGACTTCGCCTTGAAGCAGGGAATCGAAATTCTTGCCAAACTCAACAACCCGGAACAAATCGCCGACCTTGTGTCCGGCACGCTGCTCTCGTCAGCGGTGGAGCGCCAGCTCCTGCTGGAGACCGTCGATTTGGAAGCGCGCCTCAAGCATCTCATCAGTTTTTTAATGGCGGAGATCCGCCGGCAGGGGAAAAACAAAAAAACATGAACGAAACCCAGCCCACCGACGGCGCGCTGGCGAGCGCGAGCCGCGAAGAGGTCCTGTCCGCGCTGTTCGCGGGCATGATCCTTCAACAGACCAACATGGCGCTGATGCTGCTCGGCCGGATGCCGCACCCGGAAACCGGCGAGAACATGCGCGACATTGACAGCGCAAAGATGTTTATCGACCAATTGGAAATGCTCGAGGCCAAAACCCGGGGCAACCTCGACAAGAACGAGGAGAAACTGCTGAAACAAAGTCTGACCACCCTCCGCATGGCGTTTGTGGAGACGGTGGACGAGCAGCCCGCGCCGGCCTCTCCCAAGTCGT
This DNA window, taken from Candidatus Angelobacter sp., encodes the following:
- a CDS encoding LON peptidase substrate-binding domain-containing protein, whose amino-acid sequence is MELPREVPVMTLPSAILFPQAMLPLYIFEPRYRQMLADALSSHRMFSVAMQKPGRVRETPCQVAGLGLIRASVARTDGTSNLVLQGIARVELGQAVRRKPYRVHRIRTIESTAADSVAVDALTVKVLELVSDRLEQGFELPFHVLKKLGQLEELDTDELPPDFALKQGIEILAKLNNPEQIADLVSGTLLSSAVERQLLLETVDLEARLKHLISFLMAEIRRQGKNKKT
- a CDS encoding DUF1844 domain-containing protein — translated: MNETQPTDGALASASREEVLSALFAGMILQQTNMALMLLGRMPHPETGENMRDIDSAKMFIDQLEMLEAKTRGNLDKNEEKLLKQSLTTLRMAFVETVDEQPAPASPKSSGSAAERAAGSSSPPSPAASPSAEEDSRKKFSKKY
- a CDS encoding FmdB family zinc ribbon protein, translated to MPTYEYICSKCEHQFDAFQPITDKPLTICPKEKCRMKRWGKGKVKRAVSAGAGLIFKGSGFYITDYRSEGYKEAAKKESPAPAPSASGDAKPAAKAEAKPATKTETKAAKPGKDGK
- the moaA gene encoding GTP 3',8-cyclase MoaA, which gives rise to MTRSSLLVDAHGRMMRDLRVSVTDRCNFRCLYCLPETEEAADFYRVKFDALKNPAPPTPITREWKPRSHILSFEEIERVVRLAVGLGVEKVRVTGGEPLLRQHVETLVRGLAQIPGVTDLAMTTNGFLFPQKARALREAGLQRVSFSMDSLDPDNFKKITGRDGLRSVLAGVDLARELGFSPVKVNAVIIRGLNDHEIESLAEFAREKDLSFRFIEFMPLDSGRAWQKELVVPGREMLRRLQARFELKPAKQSNPSETARRWTFADGRGEIGIIAPVSEPFCGHCNRLRLTADGKIRTCLFSLTEHDLKPLLRGGAPDETIEARLREIVRQKEERHHIGEPDFVQPERTMSCIGG